The Acanthochromis polyacanthus isolate Apoly-LR-REF ecotype Palm Island chromosome 5, KAUST_Apoly_ChrSc, whole genome shotgun sequence genome includes a window with the following:
- the LOC110968040 gene encoding E3 ubiquitin-protein ligase DTX3L-like isoform X6, producing MSRNDDDQEEPMDTSDGSANDGHLQQQGPDVTPGVQSSDCINLQQLALHAPPVQSSTNNGNLQQQVPDVPPVQSSANDGNLDQPASHAPPVQSSANDGNQDQLASHAQPAQTGKMSSQNKDEDEDLLSISFKWSESSRPQKPKRDLELLLQSWFNKREMETDCRVVKTIGDDCVVIKITPVPALNELKKLIGQTLTKKGCSPITITSVSLTPPELEADKPEEASMNSHPSMSRPHSDQVEQSSTVSAAGEETFSCPVPVSHFWYVSHIYEEELKRIEKENGVKLEANVKVTFEPDKKGGDPQKALSEFTNLVQDSLNESTGSVIPLKHVYPNQWSEALKVVQKNDSKLLLTLSTDSVLVCGPSSSQSDFSKTLNAKKKNMNASLEDYEWPSEETPLMTIYDPLVKSGLTIEESNWKLLTTSYDGQVEKIKAAFNVNFRESGITQGKVTVIACYKGAGRNISMESHAVRALVRLYQRTVTSPMSLRDLHGATGISRSLRNSSSDYQSDGASNGAVVNGRPGFSKDTEALTGGGAKAGDDEDEICPICMDVFIKKRQLKCKHAFCKGCLQQAEKSIGPTCPVCKDVFGVIEGDQPDGKMTWSTHGISLPGFGDCGTTVITYNIPSGIQTAKHPKPGQYYSGITRTAYLPDNREGKEVLQLLKRAFDQKLIFTVGMSRTTGMDDQVTWNDIHHKTSTSGGPQCFGYPDPDYLSRVREELKAKGIK from the exons ATGTCACGCAATGACGACGACCAAGAGGAGCCTATGGACACTTCGGAC GGCTCTGCTAATGATGGACATCTGCAACAACAAGGACCTGATGTTACACCAGGTGTACAG AGCTCTGATTGCATCAATCTGCAACAATTAGCATTACATGCTCCACCTGTCCAG AGCTCTACTAACAATGGAAATCTGCAACAACAAGTACCTGATGTTCCACCTGTCCAG AGCTCTGCTAACGATGGGAATCTGGATCAACCAGCATCTCATGCTCCACCTGTCCAG AGCTCTGCTAATGATGGAAATCAGGATCAACTAGCATCTCATGCTCAACCTGCCCag actgGGAAGATGTCATCACAGAataaagatgaagatgaagatctACTCAGCATCTCATTTAAGTGGTCAGAGTCCAGTCGACCACAGAAACCAAAACGAGATCTCGAGCTACTTCTCCAGTCTTGGTTCAACAAAAGAGAAATGGAGACAGATTGCAGAGTTGTAAAGACCATAGGAGATGATTGTGTCGTGATAAAGATTACTCCTGTCCCAG CTTTGAATGAGCTGAAGAAGCTGATTGGACAAACACTTACCAAAAAAGGCTGTAGTCCAATCACCATCACATCTGTTAGTCTGACACCACCAGAGCTGGAAGCAGACAAACCAGAGGAGGCTTCAATGAACTCCCATCCCTCCATGTCACGACCACATTCT GACCAAGTGGAGCAGAGCAGCACAGTTTCTGCAGCAGGAGAAGAGACTTTCAGTTGTCCTGTTCCAGTGTCCCATTTCTGGTATGTGAGCCACATCTATGAAGAGGAACTCAAACGTATAGAGAAAGAGAATGGAGTTAAACTCGAGGCAAATGTGAAAGTAACATTTGAACCAGACAAGAAAGGTGGAGACCCACAGAAAGCTCTCAGTGAGTTCACAAACCTCGTCCAGGATAGCTTAAATGAATCCACTGGCTCAGTTATTCCTCTCAAGCATGTATATCCAAATCAGTGGAGTGAGGCACTGAAAGTTGTCcagaaaaatgacagcaagctTTTACTTACTCTGTCCACTGACAGTGTTTTAGTATGCGGACCAAGCAGTAGTCAAAGTGATTTCAGTAAGACcttaaatgcaaagaaaaaaaatatgaatgctTCTCTTGAAGACTATGAATGGCCGTCTGAAGAAACACCACTGATGACCATCTACGACCCTCTTGTCAAATCAGGACTAACCATAGAGGAGAGCAACTGGAAGCTGCTGACTACCTCCTATGATGGACAAGTAGAAAAGATCAAAGCTGCATTTAATGTCAACTTTAGAGAATCAGGCATCACTCAAGGCAAAGTCACTGTTATAGCTTGCTACAAAGGAGCTGGAAGAAACATCTCCATGGAAAGCCATGCTGTCAGAGCTCTTGTCCGTCTGTACCAGAGGACTGTCACATCACCAATGAGTCTCCGTGACCTCCATGGTGCCACTGGGATCAGTCGCTCACTGAGGAACTCGAGCAGTGATTATCAGTCAGATGGGGCCTCCAATGGTGCTGTGGTGAATGGAAGACCAGGATTCAGCAAGGACACTGAAGCACTCACAGGAGGTGGAGCAAAAGCaggagatgatgaagatgaaatcTGTCCCATATGTATGGATGTATTTATCAAGAAGCGGCAACTCAAATGTAAACATGCATTTTGTAAGGGATGCCTGCAACAAGCTGAGAAAAGCATAGGCCCCACCTGCCCTGTATGCAAAGATGTTTTTGGTGTGATAGAGGGAGACCAGCcagatggaaaaatgacatGGAGTACACATGGCATATCCCTGCCTGGATTCGGAGACTGTGGCACTACTGTGATCACCTATAATATTCCAAGTGGAATACAGACG GCCAAACATCCTAAACCTGGACAGTACTATTCTGGAATTACCAGAACGGCATATCTTCCAGACAACAGGGAGGGAAAAGAAGTGCTGCAGCTGTTGAAACGAGCATTTGACCAGAaactcattttcactgttgGGATGTCCAGAACAACTGGGATGGACGACCAGGTGACCTGGAATGACATTCATCACAAAACGTCCACTTCAGGAGGACCACAGTG TTTTGGCTATCCTGACCCCGACTATctgagcagagtcagggaggagctGAAGGCTAAAGGCATCAAGTGA
- the LOC110968040 gene encoding E3 ubiquitin-protein ligase DTX3L-like isoform X1 encodes MSRNDDDQEEPMDTSDGSANDGHLQQQGPDVTPGVQSSDCINLQQLALHAPPVQSSDCINLQQLALHAPPVQSSDCINLQQLALHAPPVQSSTNNGNLQQQVPDVPPVQSSANDGNLDQPASHAPPVQSSANDGNQDQLASHAQPAQTGKMSSQNKDEDEDLLSISFKWSESSRPQKPKRDLELLLQSWFNKREMETDCRVVKTIGDDCVVIKITPVPALNELKKLIGQTLTKKGCSPITITSVSLTPPELEADKPEEASMNSHPSMSRPHSDQVEQSSTVSAAGEETFSCPVPVSHFWYVSHIYEEELKRIEKENGVKLEANVKVTFEPDKKGGDPQKALSEFTNLVQDSLNESTGSVIPLKHVYPNQWSEALKVVQKNDSKLLLTLSTDSVLVCGPSSSQSDFSKTLNAKKKNMNASLEDYEWPSEETPLMTIYDPLVKSGLTIEESNWKLLTTSYDGQVEKIKAAFNVNFRESGITQGKVTVIACYKGAGRNISMESHAVRALVRLYQRTVTSPMSLRDLHGATGISRSLRNSSSDYQSDGASNGAVVNGRPGFSKDTEALTGGGAKAGDDEDEICPICMDVFIKKRQLKCKHAFCKGCLQQAEKSIGPTCPVCKDVFGVIEGDQPDGKMTWSTHGISLPGFGDCGTTVITYNIPSGIQTAKHPKPGQYYSGITRTAYLPDNREGKEVLQLLKRAFDQKLIFTVGMSRTTGMDDQVTWNDIHHKTSTSGGPQCFGYPDPDYLSRVREELKAKGIK; translated from the exons ATGTCACGCAATGACGACGACCAAGAGGAGCCTATGGACACTTCGGAC GGCTCTGCTAATGATGGACATCTGCAACAACAAGGACCTGATGTTACACCAGGTGTACAG AGCTCTGATTGCATCAATCTGCAACAATTAGCATTACATGCTCCACCTGTCCAG AGCTCTGATTGCATCAATCTGCAACAATTAGCATTACATGCTCCACCTGTCCAG AGCTCTGATTGCATCAATCTGCAACAATTAGCATTACATGCTCCACCTGTCCAG AGCTCTACTAACAATGGAAATCTGCAACAACAAGTACCTGATGTTCCACCTGTCCAG AGCTCTGCTAACGATGGGAATCTGGATCAACCAGCATCTCATGCTCCACCTGTCCAG AGCTCTGCTAATGATGGAAATCAGGATCAACTAGCATCTCATGCTCAACCTGCCCag actgGGAAGATGTCATCACAGAataaagatgaagatgaagatctACTCAGCATCTCATTTAAGTGGTCAGAGTCCAGTCGACCACAGAAACCAAAACGAGATCTCGAGCTACTTCTCCAGTCTTGGTTCAACAAAAGAGAAATGGAGACAGATTGCAGAGTTGTAAAGACCATAGGAGATGATTGTGTCGTGATAAAGATTACTCCTGTCCCAG CTTTGAATGAGCTGAAGAAGCTGATTGGACAAACACTTACCAAAAAAGGCTGTAGTCCAATCACCATCACATCTGTTAGTCTGACACCACCAGAGCTGGAAGCAGACAAACCAGAGGAGGCTTCAATGAACTCCCATCCCTCCATGTCACGACCACATTCT GACCAAGTGGAGCAGAGCAGCACAGTTTCTGCAGCAGGAGAAGAGACTTTCAGTTGTCCTGTTCCAGTGTCCCATTTCTGGTATGTGAGCCACATCTATGAAGAGGAACTCAAACGTATAGAGAAAGAGAATGGAGTTAAACTCGAGGCAAATGTGAAAGTAACATTTGAACCAGACAAGAAAGGTGGAGACCCACAGAAAGCTCTCAGTGAGTTCACAAACCTCGTCCAGGATAGCTTAAATGAATCCACTGGCTCAGTTATTCCTCTCAAGCATGTATATCCAAATCAGTGGAGTGAGGCACTGAAAGTTGTCcagaaaaatgacagcaagctTTTACTTACTCTGTCCACTGACAGTGTTTTAGTATGCGGACCAAGCAGTAGTCAAAGTGATTTCAGTAAGACcttaaatgcaaagaaaaaaaatatgaatgctTCTCTTGAAGACTATGAATGGCCGTCTGAAGAAACACCACTGATGACCATCTACGACCCTCTTGTCAAATCAGGACTAACCATAGAGGAGAGCAACTGGAAGCTGCTGACTACCTCCTATGATGGACAAGTAGAAAAGATCAAAGCTGCATTTAATGTCAACTTTAGAGAATCAGGCATCACTCAAGGCAAAGTCACTGTTATAGCTTGCTACAAAGGAGCTGGAAGAAACATCTCCATGGAAAGCCATGCTGTCAGAGCTCTTGTCCGTCTGTACCAGAGGACTGTCACATCACCAATGAGTCTCCGTGACCTCCATGGTGCCACTGGGATCAGTCGCTCACTGAGGAACTCGAGCAGTGATTATCAGTCAGATGGGGCCTCCAATGGTGCTGTGGTGAATGGAAGACCAGGATTCAGCAAGGACACTGAAGCACTCACAGGAGGTGGAGCAAAAGCaggagatgatgaagatgaaatcTGTCCCATATGTATGGATGTATTTATCAAGAAGCGGCAACTCAAATGTAAACATGCATTTTGTAAGGGATGCCTGCAACAAGCTGAGAAAAGCATAGGCCCCACCTGCCCTGTATGCAAAGATGTTTTTGGTGTGATAGAGGGAGACCAGCcagatggaaaaatgacatGGAGTACACATGGCATATCCCTGCCTGGATTCGGAGACTGTGGCACTACTGTGATCACCTATAATATTCCAAGTGGAATACAGACG GCCAAACATCCTAAACCTGGACAGTACTATTCTGGAATTACCAGAACGGCATATCTTCCAGACAACAGGGAGGGAAAAGAAGTGCTGCAGCTGTTGAAACGAGCATTTGACCAGAaactcattttcactgttgGGATGTCCAGAACAACTGGGATGGACGACCAGGTGACCTGGAATGACATTCATCACAAAACGTCCACTTCAGGAGGACCACAGTG TTTTGGCTATCCTGACCCCGACTATctgagcagagtcagggaggagctGAAGGCTAAAGGCATCAAGTGA
- the LOC110968040 gene encoding E3 ubiquitin-protein ligase DTX3L-like isoform X4, with amino-acid sequence MSRNDDDQEEPMDTSDGSANDGHLQQQGPDVTPGVQSSDCINLQQLALHAPPVQSSDCINLQQLALHAPPVQSSTNNGNLQQQVPDVPPVQSSANDGNLDQPASHAPPVQSSANDGNQDQLASHAQPAQTGKMSSQNKDEDEDLLSISFKWSESSRPQKPKRDLELLLQSWFNKREMETDCRVVKTIGDDCVVIKITPVPALNELKKLIGQTLTKKGCSPITITSVSLTPPELEADKPEEASMNSHPSMSRPHSDQVEQSSTVSAAGEETFSCPVPVSHFWYVSHIYEEELKRIEKENGVKLEANVKVTFEPDKKGGDPQKALSEFTNLVQDSLNESTGSVIPLKHVYPNQWSEALKVVQKNDSKLLLTLSTDSVLVCGPSSSQSDFSKTLNAKKKNMNASLEDYEWPSEETPLMTIYDPLVKSGLTIEESNWKLLTTSYDGQVEKIKAAFNVNFRESGITQGKVTVIACYKGAGRNISMESHAVRALVRLYQRTVTSPMSLRDLHGATGISRSLRNSSSDYQSDGASNGAVVNGRPGFSKDTEALTGGGAKAGDDEDEICPICMDVFIKKRQLKCKHAFCKGCLQQAEKSIGPTCPVCKDVFGVIEGDQPDGKMTWSTHGISLPGFGDCGTTVITYNIPSGIQTAKHPKPGQYYSGITRTAYLPDNREGKEVLQLLKRAFDQKLIFTVGMSRTTGMDDQVTWNDIHHKTSTSGGPQCFGYPDPDYLSRVREELKAKGIK; translated from the exons ATGTCACGCAATGACGACGACCAAGAGGAGCCTATGGACACTTCGGAC GGCTCTGCTAATGATGGACATCTGCAACAACAAGGACCTGATGTTACACCAGGTGTACAG AGCTCTGATTGCATCAATCTGCAACAATTAGCATTACATGCTCCACCTGTCCAG AGCTCTGATTGCATCAATCTGCAACAATTAGCATTACATGCTCCACCTGTCCAG AGCTCTACTAACAATGGAAATCTGCAACAACAAGTACCTGATGTTCCACCTGTCCAG AGCTCTGCTAACGATGGGAATCTGGATCAACCAGCATCTCATGCTCCACCTGTCCAG AGCTCTGCTAATGATGGAAATCAGGATCAACTAGCATCTCATGCTCAACCTGCCCag actgGGAAGATGTCATCACAGAataaagatgaagatgaagatctACTCAGCATCTCATTTAAGTGGTCAGAGTCCAGTCGACCACAGAAACCAAAACGAGATCTCGAGCTACTTCTCCAGTCTTGGTTCAACAAAAGAGAAATGGAGACAGATTGCAGAGTTGTAAAGACCATAGGAGATGATTGTGTCGTGATAAAGATTACTCCTGTCCCAG CTTTGAATGAGCTGAAGAAGCTGATTGGACAAACACTTACCAAAAAAGGCTGTAGTCCAATCACCATCACATCTGTTAGTCTGACACCACCAGAGCTGGAAGCAGACAAACCAGAGGAGGCTTCAATGAACTCCCATCCCTCCATGTCACGACCACATTCT GACCAAGTGGAGCAGAGCAGCACAGTTTCTGCAGCAGGAGAAGAGACTTTCAGTTGTCCTGTTCCAGTGTCCCATTTCTGGTATGTGAGCCACATCTATGAAGAGGAACTCAAACGTATAGAGAAAGAGAATGGAGTTAAACTCGAGGCAAATGTGAAAGTAACATTTGAACCAGACAAGAAAGGTGGAGACCCACAGAAAGCTCTCAGTGAGTTCACAAACCTCGTCCAGGATAGCTTAAATGAATCCACTGGCTCAGTTATTCCTCTCAAGCATGTATATCCAAATCAGTGGAGTGAGGCACTGAAAGTTGTCcagaaaaatgacagcaagctTTTACTTACTCTGTCCACTGACAGTGTTTTAGTATGCGGACCAAGCAGTAGTCAAAGTGATTTCAGTAAGACcttaaatgcaaagaaaaaaaatatgaatgctTCTCTTGAAGACTATGAATGGCCGTCTGAAGAAACACCACTGATGACCATCTACGACCCTCTTGTCAAATCAGGACTAACCATAGAGGAGAGCAACTGGAAGCTGCTGACTACCTCCTATGATGGACAAGTAGAAAAGATCAAAGCTGCATTTAATGTCAACTTTAGAGAATCAGGCATCACTCAAGGCAAAGTCACTGTTATAGCTTGCTACAAAGGAGCTGGAAGAAACATCTCCATGGAAAGCCATGCTGTCAGAGCTCTTGTCCGTCTGTACCAGAGGACTGTCACATCACCAATGAGTCTCCGTGACCTCCATGGTGCCACTGGGATCAGTCGCTCACTGAGGAACTCGAGCAGTGATTATCAGTCAGATGGGGCCTCCAATGGTGCTGTGGTGAATGGAAGACCAGGATTCAGCAAGGACACTGAAGCACTCACAGGAGGTGGAGCAAAAGCaggagatgatgaagatgaaatcTGTCCCATATGTATGGATGTATTTATCAAGAAGCGGCAACTCAAATGTAAACATGCATTTTGTAAGGGATGCCTGCAACAAGCTGAGAAAAGCATAGGCCCCACCTGCCCTGTATGCAAAGATGTTTTTGGTGTGATAGAGGGAGACCAGCcagatggaaaaatgacatGGAGTACACATGGCATATCCCTGCCTGGATTCGGAGACTGTGGCACTACTGTGATCACCTATAATATTCCAAGTGGAATACAGACG GCCAAACATCCTAAACCTGGACAGTACTATTCTGGAATTACCAGAACGGCATATCTTCCAGACAACAGGGAGGGAAAAGAAGTGCTGCAGCTGTTGAAACGAGCATTTGACCAGAaactcattttcactgttgGGATGTCCAGAACAACTGGGATGGACGACCAGGTGACCTGGAATGACATTCATCACAAAACGTCCACTTCAGGAGGACCACAGTG TTTTGGCTATCCTGACCCCGACTATctgagcagagtcagggaggagctGAAGGCTAAAGGCATCAAGTGA